ATCGCCACTGTCCTGAGTTTCCTGCTGGCAGGCTTTTTCGCCAGTAAGGTAAAGCTGGAAGAAGACATTACCAAAATATTACCGCAGGATAAGAAGCTGGATAAACTACAACAGGTTTTCCAGGATTCTAAATTTGCAGACAAGCTGATACTGACTATCTCACAAAAAGATAGTGCCGGGCCGGCGCAACCTGATAGCCTGGTTGCCTATGCGGCGGCCTTCACCAGTAAAGCAAATACTAATTTATCTCCCTATATAAAAAATATTCAGGCACAGGTGCAGGACTCCACGGTTATGGGCCTGATGCAGCTGATACAAACGAACCTTCCGATTTTTCTGGAAGAAAAAGACTATGCAAGAATTGACCAGCTGCTACAGCCGGATACCTTGCAAAAGTCATTACAATACGATTATAATACGCTGATATCTCCGGCCGGACTGGTGTTGAAGAAGATGATACAGGTAGACCCTGTAGGGATTTCCTGGATTGGTGTAAAGAAATTACAGCAATTGCAGGCAGATGATCAGTTTGAGTTATATGATAATTATGTGATGACGAAAGACCATCGTCATCTGATGGTGTTTATTACACCGTCTAATCCGCCAACGGCGACAAAAGTAAATACACAGTTCCTGGCGGGTGTGGATAAGATCCAGGACACCTTAAAGCAGGAATATCCTGGTGTATATGCATCCTATTTTGGTGGAACCGCTGTTTCGGCAGGGAATGCCAGCCAGTTACGGCAGGATACCATGCTCACGCAGGGGATTACTGTATTGCTGCTGGTAGCATTGATAGCACTGTTTTTCAGGAAGAAGCGCGCACCGGTAGTAATTATGTTGCCGGTAGTTTTCGGTGCATTGTTTTCACTGGCATGGGTATATATCATTAAGGGGCATATCTCTGTGGTGGCGCTGGGCGCAGGTTCTGTGGTACTGGGTATTGCGGTGAATTACTCGTTGCACGTCTTTAATCACTTCCGTCATACCAGTAATGTGCGGGAGGTGATCCGTGACCTGGCAATGCCAATGACGCTGGGTAGTTTCACTACAGTGGGTGGCTTTTTATGCCTTCAATTTGTAAAGTCACCGATGCTGCATGACATAGGATTGTTTGCAGCGTTGAGTTTGATAGGTGCAGCGTTGTTCTCCCTGATATTCCTTCCGCACTGGGTTGTAATTGGACATAAGCAGGATGTTGTTCATCATCATAAAGAAAACTGGATCGATAAAATTGCCGATTACAAGCCGGAGAAAAATAAGTGGCTGGTAGGCGGGATTGTTGTGCTGACGGTATTTTTCTTCTTTACGGCCGGTAACGTGAGCTTTGAAAGTGACATGATGCGTATGAATTTCATGTCGCCGGAGCTGAAGAAATCAGAAGCACACCTGAATGCGGTCAATGCCTATGTAGCGCAATCCGTATACGTTGTGTCTGATGGCGACAACATGGAATCAGCGCTGGAACATACAGAGCAGCTGATGCCGGTGATTCATGAGCTACAGGAAAAAGGAGTTATTAAGAAGGTAGCAGGCGTACAGTCGTTGCTGTTATCTGCCAAAGAGCAGCAGGAGCGTATAGCCCGCTGGAATGCTTACTGGACGCCACAAAAGAAGCAGGAGGTGTTGTCTTACCTTCGCACCCACGGAAAAGAAATAGGCTTTAGCGCTACCGCTTTCGATAAATTTGATCAGCTGTTATCTGAAGATTATAAAATACTTTCCCCGGAATCTATTGATATTATTAAGAGTGGATCATTGGGAGATTATATCATGCAGCGCAATGGCAATACTTCCCTGGTGACACTCTTAAAGGTAGACCCGGCACATAAGCAGGAAGTATATGATGCGCTGGACAAGCATCCGCATACCACTGTTCTCGACAAACAATACGCTGCAAACAGGCTGGTGGAGGTGATCAGGAATGAGTTTAAAAGTATTGCCTGGATGACATCCTTACTGGTATTTACTGCTTTGCTGATTTCCTACGGCCGCATTGAGCTGGCATTGATCACCTTTGTGCCGATGGCCATCAGCTGGGTGTGGATACTGGGAATAATGGGGTTGTTTGGTATCAAATTCAATATTGTAAATATCATTCTTTCAGAATTTATTTTCGGTTTGGGAGATGATTACAGCATATTCATGATGGATGGGTTGTTGCAGGAATACAAGACCGGCAAGAAAACCATTTCTTCTTTCAAGTCAAGCATCTTCCTTTCCGCACTTACCACTATTCTTGGATTGGGTGTACTCATATTTGCACAGCATCCTTCGCTGAAGTCTATTGCCCTGATTTCCATTATTGGTATTACTACGGTGGTACTGATTTCACAGGTAATGATACCGGTGCTTTTCAACTGGCTGATTACCAAACGTACCAGTAAAGGCTTTGCACCGTGGACGTTGAAAGGTTTATTTGTAACGATATTTTCATTTACTTACTTCACACTGGGCTGCTTTCTCATGACAGGCATAGGCTGGATACTGATCCGCCTGAACCCATTCAATAAAGAGAAGGGCAAGCTGCTGTACCATAAACTACTTTCTGCGTATACCCGTTCTGTAATATATATCATGGGTAATGTGCGTAAGAAGATCATTAACCCATTGAATGAAAACCTGGATACACCTGCGGTGGTTATCTCCAACCACCAGTCTTTCCTGGATATCCTGGTATCAACGATGCTGCATCCGAAGGTAATTTTGCTCACCAATCAATGGGTGTGGAGATCGCCGGTGTTCGGGTCGGTAGTGCGGCTGGCAGACTATTACCCCGTGGCCGATGGTGCAGAGGGGGCTATTGAAAAGTTGCGTGACCGCGTGAAAGAAGGGTATTCCATCATGGTATATCCGGAAGGAACGCGTAGTGCTGATCCTGGTATCAAGCGTTTCCATAAGGGCGCGTTTTTCATTGCACAGGAATTAGGGTTGGATATATTACCGATCGTAATACACGGTACCGCCTATACGATGCAGAAGGGCGACTTTCTGCTGAAAGACGGGCAAATCACTGTGAAGTACCTGCCAAGAATTACAAAGGAAGACATCAGCTGGGGAGAAAACTACAGCGCACGTACGAAAACTATCAGCCGCTACTTTAAAGCAGAGTATGAGCAACTGCGGAAAGAAAAGGAAACACCGAAGTACTTCCGGGAGCAACTGACCTATAACTACATCTACAAAGGGCCTGTGCTGGAATGGTACATGCGTATCAAAACGCGCATGGAAGGCAACTATAAACAGTTCCATGAGCTGCTGCCGAAACGCGGTAAGATCATGGATATTGGCTGTGGATATGGATTTATGTCGTATATGCTGGCCTGGTTGTCGCCGGAGCGTGAGATAACCGGTATCGACCACGATGAAGATAAAATCGTTACTGCACAACATAACTATTCAAAAACAGGTAATGTGCATTTTATCTGTGCTGATATTGCAGATATTACCCTGGAAAAACAGGATGCATTTATATTGAGTGATGTCATGCATTACCTGAATGAAGAAGAGCAGGAACAGGTGCTGGCGCAGTGTATCAATGCCCTGACGGATAATGGCGTCATCGTTTTGCGTGACGGCGATGCCGACAGGAAGCAACGCCACGAAGGCACTAAGTTTACAGAAGTATTAAGTACAAAAGTTTTTGGTTTCAATAAAACAGGAAGAACAGGTTTAACCTTTCTTTCGGCATCGGGTATACGAAATATCATCCGGAAATATGGAGCTGTAGCAGAAGAAATAGACAATACCCGTTATACATCTAACGTCATATTTGTTATCCGTAAATCCCCCCAAAAAATGTATGCACAACAATGAGGTCATACTAATCGGTAGTGGTCTTGGTGGCCTTGTAACCGGTGCTATACTGAGCATGAACGGTTATAAGGTACGCATATACGAAAAAAACCGTCAGATCGGTGGTTGTTTGCAGACCTATTCCCGGGACAAAGTCATCTTTGATTCCGGTGTCCACTATATCGGTGGACTGGCGCCGGGAGAGAACCTGTACAAGGTTTTCAATTACCTGGGTATTCTGGACAAGCTGAAGCTGAAACGCATGGATATGGATGGTTTCGACCACATTTCCTTTGGCGGCGATGCTAAAGTATATAAGCTGGCACAGGGAAAAGAGAATTTTATCTCCACACTGGTAAAGGATTTTCCGGAAGAGAAAGCCGCTATCCATGCCTATTATGAAAAGATAAAAGAAGTATGTAGCAAGTTCCCTTTGTACAATCTTCGCCTTGGCGACTATGAAGAAAAAAGGAGTGTGCTGCATTTCAATGCTGCCGAGTATTTACAGGAACTTACCGGCAATACGCGGTTACGGAATGTGCTGGCAGGAAACAACCTGCTCTATGCGGGTGTGGCTGCTAAAACGCCGTTGTATGTACATGCATTGGTGGTCAACAGCTATATGAACAGTTCCTGGAAATGTGTGGATGGAGGTTCTCAGATTGCCAAGTGGCTGGGCCGCCGTATCATGGAGAATGGTGGTGAAATCATCCGTAACAATGGTGTAACCGCCATAGTAGGTGAGGGTGATAAAGTAGATCATATCCTGCTACAGGATGGAAAAAAGGTGAAGGGAGATCATTTTATTTCTAACCTGCATCCCGCGCAGACAACGGCTATGACGCAAAGTGATATGCTTCGTGGCGCTTATCGCAACAGGATGCAGTCGCTCGAAAATTCTACCGGCGCCTTTGTACTGAATGTGGCCTTGAAGCCGGGTACTTTCCCTTATCTCAACCATAACTACTATTACCATGCCTCCGACGATGCATGGGCAGGTATTCATTATCAGACTGGAACCTGGCCTGAAACATACGCGATGTATGTATCTGCCAGCTCGAAGAATGACGTATGGGCCGATAGTCTGAGCATAATGACGTATATGCATTATGATGAATTACAGCCATGGCAGCATACTTTCAATACCGTATTACAACCCGACAGCAGGGGAGCTGCGTATGAGGACTTCAAAAAAGCGAAGGCAGACCAGCTGATAACCTGTGTGGAAAAGCGTTTTCCGCGCTTCAGGGATTGTATACAGTCTTATTATGTAGCCACCCCATTGTCCTACCGCGATTATATCGGTACAGGGGATGGCAGTATGTATGGCGTACTGAAGGACAGTAAAGAACCACTGCGTACGATGGTGTCATCCCGTACAAAGCTGGCTAATTTGTATCTTACAGGTCAAAACCTGAACTTACATGGAATTTTGGGAGTGACGATGAGCAGTGTGATTACGGCATCGGAATTCCTGGGTATGGAACATCTTGTAACAGCAATTAACAATGTATCAGCAAACGACGTATAGTACAGCAAACAGGAAGAAGAAACGCAGCGGCTGGAGGAAACTCGGCAGGGCGCTGCTATGGATATTCGGAACGATATTGGTGCTGTTTATTGCACTGGCAATATATCTGGTAGTGGTAAGTAAAATAGACCCGCCGAAGATCGCCAATACCGATGCGTTGAAGCTGGAACGTAAAGAAATAGCGCCAGGCGCCTATACACTGGGCAATAACTGGTTCAGGCACAGCAACAGCGGACTCTATGAAATGTACGTGGAAGGCGCGCCCTTTGAACGCGGCGTTGCAAATGGAAAGCTCTCCAAAGAGCTGATCATTCGTCAGGAGGATAATTTTATCGCACAGATCAGTAAAATGATCCCATCTAACTTCTATCGTCATTTTTTAAAATATTTTATCGGATTCTTTAACAGGCATCTGGCAGAGAATGTAGCAGCAGAATTCCAGGAAGAAATCTATGGAGAATCTTTTTCTGCCTCTCCCAACTACGACTATATCGGCAGTAACTATGAGCGTTTGATGAACTATCATGCTGCACATGATATCGGGCATGCCTTGCAGGGAATGGCGCTGGTAGGATGTACTTCCTTTGCCACCTGGGATGAGCAGTCGGCAGACAGCAACCTGATCATAGGCCGCAACTTTGACTTCTATATGGGAGATAAGTTTGCCGAAGATAAGATGGTGGTGTTTTATCATCCGGAGAAGGGTTACAACTTTATGTTTGTTACCTGGGGCGGGTTTACAGGCGTTGTTTCCGGTATGAACGATCAGGGACTTACCGTGACCATCAATGCCGCCAGAACAGACGTGCCTTTCGGGGCCGCTACGCCGGTGTCACTCGTGGCAAGAGAGATTCTGCAATATGCCAGAACGATAGACGAAGCCTGGGCCATTGCCTCCAAACGTAAAATGTTTGTTTCTGAATCGTTCCTGATAGGTAGTGCCATCGATAACAAAGCCGTGGTGATTGAAAAAACACCTACCGGCATGGATAGATATAGTACCAATGAACATTTCATTACCTGTACCAATCACTTCCAGGGCGACTCCCTGCGCGTGCTGGCATCAAATAAATTGCAGGTTGCTGAAAGCGCCTCTGCGTACCGCTATCAGCGCCTTACAGAACTGATGAAGCGCAACGGGCCTAACACCGTTCAGAAAACGGTTGACATCCTTCGTGACAGAAGGGGTCTGCATGATGCAAACATTGGTATGGGCAATGAGAAAGCAATTAACCAGTTTATTGCACACCACGCCATCGTTTTTGAACCGAAGAAAAAGCTGGTGTGGGTGTCTACAGCGCCTTTCCAGATGGGCGAATTCGTGGGTTATGACCTGAATAAAATATTCAGTATGCATGGCCTGGATTCGAACCATGAAGTATATGATTCGGCATTGACCATTCCTGCAGATAGTTTCCTGGTAACAAAAGATTATGCTGACTGGAAAGCATTCCATCAGCTACGTGAGGATATGTCTGACGGTAAGGCAGTAGACCTGAAAGCTATGGTGGCATTGAATCCTGAGTGGTACCATACTTATGTGCTGGCAGGGGATTATTCCTATAAGCATAAAGATTTTGCAGCAGCAAAAGGATATTACAAAACTGCGCTTACCAAAGTAATCGCTACGAAGGGAGAGGAGAACCATATCCGCAAGCAGCTGGAGTTGTCAGAGAAAGCATTACAGAAAAAATAGTTATTATGATCATAGGTATAGGTACAGATATCGTGGAAATAGACAGGATAGCAGGTAAGCTTGCTAAGGGTACTGGTTTCCGGAATCTTGTATTTACCCCTTTTGAGATTGAATATTGCGAGCAACAGGCGAAACCGGCCGCTTCTTATGCCGCGCGTTTTGCCGCCAAGGAAGCGCTTTTAAAAGCCTTGGGAACAGGTTGGGGCAATGGCAATATAAATTTTGATCAGATAGAAATCCGTAATGATACGTACGGAAAACCTGCATTGTTTTTAATCAATGGGGCAGAAGAAGCATACCAGCGCTTGCAGATTAAGCAGGTATGGGTGTCGTTGTCGCACGAAAAAAACAATGCCATTGCGATGGTTGTCCTGGAGGGATAGCCGTACATTTAACCATAACAGTATTACTATGTTCATACCCGATATAGAGTTACAGTCGCCAGCAGCCATCAGGGCCTTCCAGGAAAAGGAAGTGCTGCATATGATCGGTTATCTGCAACAGTTCTCGCCATTTTATAAAGACTGGTTTAAGCAACATAACATTCAGGCAGATGCCATTACATCGCTGGATGACCTGCATAAAATTCCGCCGGTTACCAAGGAGGCGTTGCAGGAGCATAACTGGGATTTTTTATGTGTAGATAAAAGTAAGATCGCGGAGTATACCACCACCTCCGGAACGCTGGGAAGGCCGGTGATCATCGCTTTAACAGAGAAAGACCTGCAACGGCTTACCTATAATGAGTACATTTCTTTCAGCTGTGCCGATGGCCGCGACAGTGATATATTTCAGCTGATGCTGACGCTGGACCGTCAGTTTATGGCTGGTATGGCGTATTATAACGGTATCCGTAAACTCGGTGCAGGTGTGCTTCGTGTAGGCCCGGGCGTGCCAGGCATGCAGTGGGAGAACATAGAAAGAATCAAGCCTACCACCATTGTGGGCGTGCCTTCTTTCCTTGTGAAGCTGATCGCTTACGCCAAAGAACATAACATAGATATCAACAGTACCTCTGTTAAAAAAGCAGTTTGTATTGGAGAGAATATACGTAATACAGATTTTTCGTTGAATGTGTTAGGGAAGAAGATTACAGAGCAGTGGAACATACAGCTTTATTCGACCTATGCGTCAACAGAAATGCAGACAGCGTTTACAGAGTGTAAAGCAGGGCAGGGTGGGCATCATCATCCTGAGTTGCTGTACATAGAGTTGCTGGACGATAACAATCAACCGGTGGGCCCTGGCCAGGATGGTGAGGTAACCATTACTACTCTTGGTGTAGAAGGTATGCC
The Chitinophaga sp. Cy-1792 genome window above contains:
- a CDS encoding trifunctional MMPL family transporter/lysophospholipid acyltransferase/class I SAM-dependent methyltransferase, encoding MSTLFVAIYNFFERHKTWLWIATVLSFLLAGFFASKVKLEEDITKILPQDKKLDKLQQVFQDSKFADKLILTISQKDSAGPAQPDSLVAYAAAFTSKANTNLSPYIKNIQAQVQDSTVMGLMQLIQTNLPIFLEEKDYARIDQLLQPDTLQKSLQYDYNTLISPAGLVLKKMIQVDPVGISWIGVKKLQQLQADDQFELYDNYVMTKDHRHLMVFITPSNPPTATKVNTQFLAGVDKIQDTLKQEYPGVYASYFGGTAVSAGNASQLRQDTMLTQGITVLLLVALIALFFRKKRAPVVIMLPVVFGALFSLAWVYIIKGHISVVALGAGSVVLGIAVNYSLHVFNHFRHTSNVREVIRDLAMPMTLGSFTTVGGFLCLQFVKSPMLHDIGLFAALSLIGAALFSLIFLPHWVVIGHKQDVVHHHKENWIDKIADYKPEKNKWLVGGIVVLTVFFFFTAGNVSFESDMMRMNFMSPELKKSEAHLNAVNAYVAQSVYVVSDGDNMESALEHTEQLMPVIHELQEKGVIKKVAGVQSLLLSAKEQQERIARWNAYWTPQKKQEVLSYLRTHGKEIGFSATAFDKFDQLLSEDYKILSPESIDIIKSGSLGDYIMQRNGNTSLVTLLKVDPAHKQEVYDALDKHPHTTVLDKQYAANRLVEVIRNEFKSIAWMTSLLVFTALLISYGRIELALITFVPMAISWVWILGIMGLFGIKFNIVNIILSEFIFGLGDDYSIFMMDGLLQEYKTGKKTISSFKSSIFLSALTTILGLGVLIFAQHPSLKSIALISIIGITTVVLISQVMIPVLFNWLITKRTSKGFAPWTLKGLFVTIFSFTYFTLGCFLMTGIGWILIRLNPFNKEKGKLLYHKLLSAYTRSVIYIMGNVRKKIINPLNENLDTPAVVISNHQSFLDILVSTMLHPKVILLTNQWVWRSPVFGSVVRLADYYPVADGAEGAIEKLRDRVKEGYSIMVYPEGTRSADPGIKRFHKGAFFIAQELGLDILPIVIHGTAYTMQKGDFLLKDGQITVKYLPRITKEDISWGENYSARTKTISRYFKAEYEQLRKEKETPKYFREQLTYNYIYKGPVLEWYMRIKTRMEGNYKQFHELLPKRGKIMDIGCGYGFMSYMLAWLSPEREITGIDHDEDKIVTAQHNYSKTGNVHFICADIADITLEKQDAFILSDVMHYLNEEEQEQVLAQCINALTDNGVIVLRDGDADRKQRHEGTKFTEVLSTKVFGFNKTGRTGLTFLSASGIRNIIRKYGAVAEEIDNTRYTSNVIFVIRKSPQKMYAQQ
- a CDS encoding NAD(P)/FAD-dependent oxidoreductase, with translation MHNNEVILIGSGLGGLVTGAILSMNGYKVRIYEKNRQIGGCLQTYSRDKVIFDSGVHYIGGLAPGENLYKVFNYLGILDKLKLKRMDMDGFDHISFGGDAKVYKLAQGKENFISTLVKDFPEEKAAIHAYYEKIKEVCSKFPLYNLRLGDYEEKRSVLHFNAAEYLQELTGNTRLRNVLAGNNLLYAGVAAKTPLYVHALVVNSYMNSSWKCVDGGSQIAKWLGRRIMENGGEIIRNNGVTAIVGEGDKVDHILLQDGKKVKGDHFISNLHPAQTTAMTQSDMLRGAYRNRMQSLENSTGAFVLNVALKPGTFPYLNHNYYYHASDDAWAGIHYQTGTWPETYAMYVSASSKNDVWADSLSIMTYMHYDELQPWQHTFNTVLQPDSRGAAYEDFKKAKADQLITCVEKRFPRFRDCIQSYYVATPLSYRDYIGTGDGSMYGVLKDSKEPLRTMVSSRTKLANLYLTGQNLNLHGILGVTMSSVITASEFLGMEHLVTAINNVSANDV
- a CDS encoding C45 family peptidase; translation: MYQQTTYSTANRKKKRSGWRKLGRALLWIFGTILVLFIALAIYLVVVSKIDPPKIANTDALKLERKEIAPGAYTLGNNWFRHSNSGLYEMYVEGAPFERGVANGKLSKELIIRQEDNFIAQISKMIPSNFYRHFLKYFIGFFNRHLAENVAAEFQEEIYGESFSASPNYDYIGSNYERLMNYHAAHDIGHALQGMALVGCTSFATWDEQSADSNLIIGRNFDFYMGDKFAEDKMVVFYHPEKGYNFMFVTWGGFTGVVSGMNDQGLTVTINAARTDVPFGAATPVSLVAREILQYARTIDEAWAIASKRKMFVSESFLIGSAIDNKAVVIEKTPTGMDRYSTNEHFITCTNHFQGDSLRVLASNKLQVAESASAYRYQRLTELMKRNGPNTVQKTVDILRDRRGLHDANIGMGNEKAINQFIAHHAIVFEPKKKLVWVSTAPFQMGEFVGYDLNKIFSMHGLDSNHEVYDSALTIPADSFLVTKDYADWKAFHQLREDMSDGKAVDLKAMVALNPEWYHTYVLAGDYSYKHKDFAAAKGYYKTALTKVIATKGEENHIRKQLELSEKALQKK
- the acpS gene encoding holo-ACP synthase, with translation MIIGIGTDIVEIDRIAGKLAKGTGFRNLVFTPFEIEYCEQQAKPAASYAARFAAKEALLKALGTGWGNGNINFDQIEIRNDTYGKPALFLINGAEEAYQRLQIKQVWVSLSHEKNNAIAMVVLEG
- a CDS encoding phenylacetate--CoA ligase family protein encodes the protein MFIPDIELQSPAAIRAFQEKEVLHMIGYLQQFSPFYKDWFKQHNIQADAITSLDDLHKIPPVTKEALQEHNWDFLCVDKSKIAEYTTTSGTLGRPVIIALTEKDLQRLTYNEYISFSCADGRDSDIFQLMLTLDRQFMAGMAYYNGIRKLGAGVLRVGPGVPGMQWENIERIKPTTIVGVPSFLVKLIAYAKEHNIDINSTSVKKAVCIGENIRNTDFSLNVLGKKITEQWNIQLYSTYASTEMQTAFTECKAGQGGHHHPELLYIELLDDNNQPVGPGQDGEVTITTLGVEGMPLLRYKTGDICRYYPEPCSCGRQTLRLSPVIGRKKQMLKFKGTTLYPPALFDLLNDMGEVREFVVEVQSNELGTDEILLHLWPLEESEEMDRKIRSYLQAKLRVIPQIKYCSQGEIMKLLFPENSRKPVKFVDNRK